The sequence below is a genomic window from uncultured Fibrobacter sp..
GCCTTCACACAGCTCCGAGAACCCCCGGCCGCTACATCCGCAGAAGAAGATAGACAGTAAGCTCACCACCCTTATAAAGGTCCCTGAGCCTGCCGAAGGGCCGAAGCAAAGGGCCAAAATCGGGGCCTACCGGCAGTTCGCGTAGTGCGCTTTCTTGTCCTCGTACATCAGGACGTCCGCCTCGTGCATCGCCTTGCGGATATCTCCCCCATTAGCATCGTGGAAGAATCCAATGGCAAAGCTCACGTTGCCTTTTTCCTTAGACTTCTGGCGGAGCTTTTCGACTCGGGCTCCAAGGTTTTCCTCGGATTTATCCAAGGCAACCACCACAAATTCGTCGCCACCGGCGCGGTAGATGTCGCAATCGCTGAAGGTTTCCTTCAGAATCTGGGCAGCGCGTTTCAGAAGATTGTCGCCAGCGTTATGCCCTTCGATATCGTTCACCGGCTTTAGTCCATTCAAGTCCGCAAATACCACCGACAACGTCTTGTAGCTAATCGTTTTACTCACCAGCTGCAGCACCAAATTATTCATGGCGTTACGGTTCTTTACCCCCGTCAGCAAATCCACGTTGCTCAGGACTTCGAGCTGATGCAGCAACAGGTAACTCGCGACTTCAGACGCAATAAAGAACGTCACCAGTTCCAGCGTTTCCTTGATGCGCAAAACCTTCGACGTATCAAAGTTCGTCACCCAGATAAAGCCGATAAATTCCTCGTTATGCATCAGCGGCAAAAGCACCAAACTTTCGACATGGGCGCTCGTCAACGAGGCATACCACTGCGGATTTCTCTGGTGAATAATTTCCATATCCGCTTCGTTCTGGATAATCAGGCAGTTACTGCCCATGAGCGTTTCAATCCAGGATTCAGCGTAGTCTATAAACTCGTCCGAAATCACCTGACGAATGTCTTGGACGTATGTCCCCTTTTTAGCAGACGCACCCAATACGCTACAAGACCGATTCTTGAAATCCGTACGCAGCACACAGCAGGTTTCCGCGCCACAAAGTTCGCGAACATCCGCCATCACATCGTCCATCGTCTTAAGGAAATCTTTTGTACCGCGCAACTTGATACACGCCTTAAGCACGTTCGAAGAAATCTCTGCAGAAAGCCTCGTCATGGTTT
It includes:
- a CDS encoding sensor domain-containing diguanylate cyclase translates to MKKEELQKFVDSFHTMTSVLSVERTTDGSIGTIRIEAGNPQYVKSMERKDGDGNSVFSQKFIPGSNYEMYMAKELNFEKFCYQSAILRKPVHAYIQPERFPFWINLFMLPVDVDDPEKGYCSYSLEVSPEADLETMTRLSAEISSNVLKACIKLRGTKDFLKTMDDVMADVRELCGAETCCVLRTDFKNRSCSVLGASAKKGTYVQDIRQVISDEFIDYAESWIETLMGSNCLIIQNEADMEIIHQRNPQWYASLTSAHVESLVLLPLMHNEEFIGFIWVTNFDTSKVLRIKETLELVTFFIASEVASYLLLHQLEVLSNVDLLTGVKNRNAMNNLVLQLVSKTISYKTLSVVFADLNGLKPVNDIEGHNAGDNLLKRAAQILKETFSDCDIYRAGGDEFVVVALDKSEENLGARVEKLRQKSKEKGNVSFAIGFFHDANGGDIRKAMHEADVLMYEDKKAHYANCR